ATTTGTTGAAGTGCTGAATCGATGGGAAAATGATCGAGAATTGATTCCGCTGATTCGCCCGAATAAAAGCAGGGAGGAATTAGAGCGGCGCGAGACGATCACTCTTGAGGGAGTAAGGGAGCGTCTTACGTATCAGCAAATATTCCAGATCTTTGTGAATCATGAGATGATCGGAGAAATGAATTACATGGTGGATCCTCCTCACCTTTTCAAGCAAGAACCAGGAACGGCGTGGATTGGCATTACGATTGGCGAACCTGAAGGAAGAGGAAAGGGGATTGGCTATGCAGCGATCCAACATTTAGAAGAGCAAATTTACCAGCAGGGTTTTAATCGGATTGAATTAGGCGTGTTCGAATTCAATACGAACGCGCAAAAGCTCTATCGAAAGCTTGGGTACGAAGAGATTGGTAGATTAGAAGATTTCACTTACTGGCAAGGGAAAATGTGGTCAGATATTCGAATGGAAAAATATTTGTAAGAAAGCGCCGATCCAACCGTGATCGGCGCTTTTATGATTCGCTGTGGCGGGGGCCAGGTACGTACCTGACCCCGTCCTGCTTATAATATAACCACACCAATGATGATAAACGCTATAGAAAGAAATTTTCTTCTTGTGGCTTTTTCGTTGAATAAAATGAGGCCGGCAATGGTTGTGCCGGCGATAGAACCGCCGGACCAGATCGCGTAGGCCAGGCCAATTTCAATGGATTGCACAGAAAGAGTGAGAAAGTAGATGCATAGCCCGAATAAAACAAATGAGGATATGCCTGGAATTTTGCGTGTGAATCCAGCTGATAGCTTCACGGTAATACTACCTATTATGGAAAAGGCGAGAGCTAAAATTAAAAAAATCATATCGTTTCCTCTCCTTTTTCTCTATAGCGAGACTTTGTATTTAAGCCAACGATGCCAAACACAATGAGGAAAATAGCGAGAAATTTTGAGAGTGACGTA
The sequence above is drawn from the Pseudalkalibacillus hwajinpoensis genome and encodes:
- a CDS encoding GNAT family N-acetyltransferase; protein product: MKTEIIKLTKPTAQFVEVLNRWENDRELIPLIRPNKSREELERRETITLEGVRERLTYQQIFQIFVNHEMIGEMNYMVDPPHLFKQEPGTAWIGITIGEPEGRGKGIGYAAIQHLEEQIYQQGFNRIELGVFEFNTNAQKLYRKLGYEEIGRLEDFTYWQGKMWSDIRMEKYL
- a CDS encoding DMT family transporter encodes the protein MIFLILALAFSIIGSITVKLSAGFTRKIPGISSFVLFGLCIYFLTLSVQSIEIGLAYAIWSGGSIAGTTIAGLILFNEKATRRKFLSIAFIIIGVVIL